The Deltaproteobacteria bacterium nucleotide sequence GGTGAAGCCGATCACGGCGAGGCCGATCAGGACGTGGAGCCCGTGAAGCCCCGTCATCGTGTAGTAGAGCCCGAAAAACAGGATTTCACCCTTGCTCCTTTGCAGAATCTGCTCGGATCCGGGGTAGAGGCCGTGGTGGATCTTTGCGCCCCACTCGAAATATTTGTTCACGAGAAAGAGCAATCCCAGCCCGATGGTGGCGAGCTGTAAGATCAGGGAGAGCTTTTTATTGCCCTTCCGGAGTGCCAGGATGGAGAGGGCCATGGTCATGCTGCTCGTGAGAAGGATAACGGTGTTGAAGGCCCCGAGGACGACGTCCAGCTCCGCTGCCCCGGCATGGAATTCCTGGGGATGCTTGTACCGGTAAACGGAATAGAGCAGGAACATCCCCCCGAAGAGGATCAGTTCGGTGAAGAGAAAGAGCCACATGCCGATCTTCGACCCCGTGTAATCTACGTGCTTTTCCATTGCGTGGCCGCTACTTTCCTGCATGTGGCCTTACTCCCTGGTCCTTTTGTAGGGACCCCCCGTTACGTGGGGGATCTCATCGAAGTTTTCAAGGGGAGGAGGGGATGGCGTGTGCCACTCCAGCGTTGTCCCTCCCCAGGGGTTGCTGCCCGCTTTCTGTCCCCTGGAGAGGGACAGGATCAGGTTTGTGAACATGAGTATGAGCCCGATTGCAAGGATCCAGGATCCGATGGTGGATGTCAGGTTGAGTCCGTGGAATTTCGGCGGGTAGTCGTAGTACCTTCTCGGCATGCCCAGGTACCCGATGATGAACATGGGAAAGTAGAGCAGGTTGAAGCCGGTGAAGACAAACAGCCAGGCGATCTTCGCCTTTCTCTCGTCGTACATCTTCCCCGACATCTTCGGGAGCCAGTAGTGGAGCCCCCCGAAGAAGGCGAAGGCCGTGCCGCCGAACATGACGTAGTGGAAATGGGCCACGATGAAGTAGGTGTCGTGAATGTGCAGGTTCAGCGCCAGTGCGCTGTTCATCAGCCCGGTGAATCCGCCGATGGAAAAGAGGAAGATGAAAGCGAGGATGTAGAGCAGGGGGGTCTCGGTTTTCACGGAGCCCTTGTAGAACGTGGCCACCCAGTTGAAGACCTTTATCCCGCTGGGGACTGCCACGATAAAGGTGAGAAGCGAGAAAACCACCCTTGCGAAATCGCTCATCCCGCTCGTGAACATGTGGTGTGCCCAGACCAGCGAACCCACGGAGGCGATGGCCACGCTCGAAAAGGCGATGGCTTTGTAGCCGAATATGGTCCTTCTCGCAAAAGTGGGAATTATCTCGGATACCACCCCCATGGCCGGGAGTATCATGACATACACTGCCGGGTGGGAATAAATCCAGAACAGGTGCTGGTAGAGTATGGGATCCCCCCCCTTTGCCGGGTCGAAGACCCCGATCCCGAAGAACCGCTCTATGATCACGAGGAGAAGGGTGATGCCGATGACCGGCGTTGCCAGGATCTGCACCCAGCCCGTTGCGTAGAGGGACCAGGGAAAGAGGGGCATCCGCATCCATCCCATTCCCGGTGCCCTGAGCCTGTGCATCGTGGTCACGAAGTTCAAGCCCGTCAGGATCGATGAGAAACCGATGACGAAGGCGGCGAATACGGCGAGGGGGACGTTGGTGCCTGTCTCGATGCTGTAGGGGGCATAAAAGGTCCACCCCGTGTCGGGAGGGCCGCCCCCGGTGAAGAGGGAGAGGACGGCCAAAAGAGCACCTGCCATGTAGAGATACCACGACAGGAGGTTCAAACGCGGAAAGGCCACGTCTTTGGCCCCTATCTGGAGGGGGAGAAAGAAATTACCCAGAGCTGCCGGGATCCCGGGGATGATGAAGAGAAAGATCATGATCACGCCGTGGAGGGTGAATATGGAGTTGTACGTCTGAGGGCTCATGATCGTTCTGCCGGGAGAGACGAGCTCGAAGCGCATGGTCAGGCCAAGGCTCATGCCCACGAGGAAAAAAGAAAAGAGGGAGACCAGGTAGAGAATGCCGATTCTCTTGTGATCCGTCGAAAGCATCCAGGAGAGGATACCCTTGTATTTCCCCCGGTAGTCGAGGTAACTCTCTTGGTGCCCCGTGCCGGCGACTTCGCTCCCTGACAATGTAATCACCTCGTCCTGTTGCGGTATTTTTTGCCCGTCACCACGAGAAAAGTGACGAAAGAGGCGGCGCACAGGATCGTCACGATGCCCACCACCTTCAGGATATCGAGAACGTATTTTTTGCCCGCGGGATCGTAGCTGAAGCAGTAGAGCATTGCTCTTTTGACGATGGAGCCGATCCTCCCCTCGGATGCTTCCAAA carries:
- a CDS encoding cytochrome c oxidase subunit 3 family protein, with product MEKHVDYTGSKIGMWLFLFTELILFGGMFLLYSVYRYKHPQEFHAGAAELDVVLGAFNTVILLTSSMTMALSILALRKGNKKLSLILQLATIGLGLLFLVNKYFEWGAKIHHGLYPGSEQILQRSKGEILFFGLYYTMTGLHGLHVLIGLAVIGFTVYMTHRERITGEDFVILENTGLYWHLVDIIWIYLFPLFYLIT
- the ctaD gene encoding cytochrome c oxidase subunit I is translated as MLSTDHKRIGILYLVSLFSFFLVGMSLGLTMRFELVSPGRTIMSPQTYNSIFTLHGVIMIFLFIIPGIPAALGNFFLPLQIGAKDVAFPRLNLLSWYLYMAGALLAVLSLFTGGGPPDTGWTFYAPYSIETGTNVPLAVFAAFVIGFSSILTGLNFVTTMHRLRAPGMGWMRMPLFPWSLYATGWVQILATPVIGITLLLVIIERFFGIGVFDPAKGGDPILYQHLFWIYSHPAVYVMILPAMGVVSEIIPTFARRTIFGYKAIAFSSVAIASVGSLVWAHHMFTSGMSDFARVVFSLLTFIVAVPSGIKVFNWVATFYKGSVKTETPLLYILAFIFLFSIGGFTGLMNSALALNLHIHDTYFIVAHFHYVMFGGTAFAFFGGLHYWLPKMSGKMYDERKAKIAWLFVFTGFNLLYFPMFIIGYLGMPRRYYDYPPKFHGLNLTSTIGSWILAIGLILMFTNLILSLSRGQKAGSNPWGGTTLEWHTPSPPPLENFDEIPHVTGGPYKRTRE